From the Arvicola amphibius chromosome 2, mArvAmp1.2, whole genome shotgun sequence genome, one window contains:
- the Bpgm gene encoding bisphosphoglycerate mutase: MSKYRLIILRHGEGEWNKQNRFCSWVDQKLNSEGLEEARNCGKQLKALNFEFDLVFTSVLNRSIHTAWLILEELGQEWVPVESSWRLNERHYGALIGLNREKMALNHGEEQVRLWRRSYNVTPPPIEESHPYFHEIYSDRRYKVCDVSLDQLPRSESLKDVLERLLPFWNERISPEILKGKTILISAHGNSSRALLKHLEGISDEDIINITLPTGVPILLELDENLRAVGPHQFLGDQEAIQAAIKKVDDQGKVKQAKN, from the exons ATGTCCAAGTACAGACTTATTATACTGAGACACGGAGAGGGCGAATGGAATAAGCAGAACCGATTCTGTAGCTGGGTGGACCAGAAACTTAACAGTGAAGGACTGGAGGAAGCACGGAACTGTGGGAAGCAACTCAAAGCCCTGAACTTTGAGTTTGATCTTGTCTTCACATCCGTCCTTAACCGGTCCATTCACACAGCCTGGCTCATCCTGGAAGAGCTGGGGCAGGAATGGGTTCCTGTGGAGAGCTCCTGGCGGCTCAATGAGCGTCACTACGGAGCTTTGATTGGTCTCAACCGGGAGAAAATGGCTCTGAATCACGGTGAAGAGCAGGTGAGGCTCTGGAGGAGAAGCTACAACGTGACCCCGCCTCCCATTGAGGAATCCCATCCCTACTTCCATGAAATCTACAGTGACCGGCGGTATAAAGTGTGCGACGTGTCCCTGGATCAACTGCCACGTTCAGAAAGCTTGAAGGATGTTCTGGAGAGACTTCTTCCCTTCTGGAATGAGAGGATCTCTCCTGAAATACTAAAGGGCAAAACCATTCTGATATCCGCTCATGGGAACAGCAGTCGAGCCCTCCTGAAACATCTAGAAG GAATCTCAGACGAAGACATTATAAACATCACTCTTCCTACCGGAGTGCCCATTCTGCTGGAGTTGGATGAGAACCTGCGTGCTGTTGGTCCTCACCAGTTCCTGGGTGACCAGGAGGCCATCCAGGCAGCCATTAAGAAAGTGGATGACCAAGGAAAAGTGAAACAAGCCAAAAATTAA